One window of the Corticium candelabrum chromosome 7, ooCorCand1.1, whole genome shotgun sequence genome contains the following:
- the LOC134182496 gene encoding uncharacterized protein LOC134182496 has product MAVSFTEIFSSLCQTEKISAERRIVCEVAKIQPFERRLKRILFDELLGTKLFPRCVVKMARGLKMTPYEKALAFVYDLRSKRCYDRANQLEAALEFLTGDCANVLTETDSVLTFLLSLAETSGLCDQSTCKLMFDYTKLYKECVVVPDGELFDSDTTVEHSGSTVPYLMYSDELFDSLAMQYSTEKVEERHGLTEFSRVLCGNTVFYWTEKVLKLILFHDTDHSCTEASPGFPIATGRTSPFGFLRASSFADDINRATGGGRDPVAMDEQTSYKPLDVHWSCHRYLVQDCISSVIAAYRYYHNRGS; this is encoded by the exons ATGGCGGTGAGTTTCACTGAGATCTTTTCGTCTCTCTGCCAAACGGAGAAGATCTCAGCCGAAAGAAGAATAGTATGCGAGGTAGCAAAAATCCAGCCTTTTGAGAGACGTTTGAAACGAATCCTTTTCGATGAACTTCTCGGCACGAAACTTTTTCCTCGCTGCGTTGTAAAGATGGCAAGAGGGTTGAAGATGACGCCGTATGAGAAAGCTCTTGCGTTTGTGTATGATTTGAGATCCAAACGGTGTTACGATCGGGCGAATCAATTGGAAGCAGCTCTTGAATTTCTGACGGGCGACTGCGCTA ATGTCttgacagagacagactcTGTGTTGACATTTCTTCTGAGCTTAGCTGAGACCAGTGGATTGTGTGATCAGTCGACTTGTAAGTTGATGTTTGATTACACCAAG CTTTACAAGGAGTGCGTAGTTGTTCCTGATGGAGAACTCTTTGATTCTGACACAACTGTGGAGCATTCAGGCAGTACGGTGCCTTACCTCATGTACAGCGATGAGTTATTTGACAGTTTGGCAATGCAGTATAGTACAGAAAAAGTGGAAGAAAGACACGGGTTGACAGAG TTCAGTCGCGTCCTCTGTGGCAACACCGTGTTCTATTGGACAGAAAAAGTTTTGAAACTCATTCTTTTTCATGACACAGATCACTCTTGCACTGAGGCGTCTCCAGGCTTCCCGATTGCAACTGGTCGAACATCTCCATTTGGTTTTCTCAGAGCTAGCAGTTTTGCTGATGACATCAACAGAGCAACAGGAGGTGGAAGGGATCCTGTAGCTATGGATGAGCAAACCTCATACAAACCATTAGACGTGCACTG GTCATGTCATCGTTACCTGGTTCAGGACTGTATTTCTTCAGTGATTGCAGCATACAGGTATTACCATAACAGAGGCAGTTAA
- the LOC134182000 gene encoding gamma-tubulin complex component 6-like isoform X1, whose amino-acid sequence MTVTSSNNDIEVPDVWDLALKSMSDPRVEIRSWDKGESKPYLTDAECQVFDAAYLLRQRYIANMTDVTVESVCIVPERELVRAARYVTIGISSRFFSLDKQEFVVQSNVTVSGRSPVSLRKLLLQFAATGTRYVHLHAIASYYSQIGDQSGGLVRQAFGLALSEYLEEYRQRVINQTNDDATLMFLSVRFRLVAYQLRFLHEVCMCGPEHNPVNPEFPSGIRLLSYLFELARDNISSSHYLVLLSFLQSSCQPYFLFLQRWLFEGVLFDPYGEFMIQMNEQYLAFRDKNYWTLGYVAASKDCVPLFLSDLWKAILTCGKTVNLLKLCTRANPLCNMSISPPKISIHFSLRRLREVEDTSVWYAEHLRLQLEDAGHQRVLLREAEQKIKHQESLNQRQKMAEAIEMEDELKEKQRVEDESKKRALFETLKKQMEEDMQRRDSIEQQNREADLTWMNRLLAKEAAVDAAKRELEEHVRQELIEHYEQLAQDAARREARALWQASRTALSEARRQFLLADMNHWNTRDDVSDATLPHIQSPEKGETAKLVSPVETLNETISVSTETILGQTRKSNPVVYSPVGIIPGVFAVDEDPISLEEARRRIGIDSPNTDESETIKSDQDSVDTSQLTENIQLTLPFEYAEDAIENSSHSKDTATTYSNHPTESKNIPSSGGCDDNNSAIVSILVDRPESGRRQWNSDGQKLFPMSQDAVCIQSPVQSDLVQPSSRGHEPSSVVQDIMYSQSQGLPEGSRFNTRGMPPPSVVQDLIYAKSDVLSSDFAVAVSRGQEPCSAGQGVITESQVLSVSSRSSSQEISQPFQCSSIGNKTSDEPANMANTTETQSSSDDEFHSDEADRLESDGFQDRIVSTRGHEPPSVMQDIIYSQDSQAEVFRTTRGHAPKSTIQNLMYPKDLSQESSESSLSPHMVEFDAFNDPVIASFQGQAEPYDEGDSWLDDPACSDLMDKVRLRSVSLTETDDDHLGALNSLSLPELFNRSIAIPVATQVSVVNKAVVAYFIEDLCIQDHFQAIRHFLLLEDGEFGHALASGLFSKLSSGISSADLCSVGVMNNLLADSLGVSLGAGFDHMSCLSFSLKFRPQALNQSDIRALDFLELRYKVPWPVNIIITETAITKYGKLFTFMLQLKRATWALKDLGQRLKRSGQQMNTQNCEQLHKLNLFRREMQHFVTVMEGYVVNQIIHVSCLEFQQDLKEVDGLHGLRECHATYLNKMLYRSLLTKKAGPVLKVVHDILSLVLQFHTQLLSGHWRMRGTHPAFDNMCRTYARFKEFSGFLFTVVAKLVDRGYQPHLEDLLLRLNFNDYYSNQTTAR is encoded by the exons ATGACTGTCACTTCATCCAACAACGATATAGAAGTACCTGATGTTTGGGACTTGGCATTAAAGAGTATGTCTGATCCTCGGGTAGAAATTCGATCGTGGGATAAGGGCGAGAGCAAACCGTATTTAACAGATGCTGAATGTCAAGTCTTTGATGCTGCGTACTTGCTGAGACAGAGGTACATAGCCAATATGACTGACGTGACAGTTGAATCAGTTTGCATTGTGCCGGAACGGGAGTTGGTGAGAGCTGCTCGTTACGTCACTATTGGAATTTCGTCTCGTTTCTTTAGTCTGGACAAG CAAGAGTTTGTGGTGCAGTCCAATGTGACAGTTTCCGGTCGCAGTCCAGTTAGCCTTCGCAAGTTGCTACTTCAATTTGCTGCTACTGGCACTCGCTATGTACACTTGCATGCCATAGCATCATACTACAGCCAGATAGGTGACCAGAGCGGAGGTCTGGTTCGGCAGGCATTTGGTCTTGCTCTGAGCGAATATCTTGAAGAATACAGACAACGCGTTATCAACCAGACCAATGATG ATGCGACATTGATGTTTCTCTCTGTTCGCTTTCGGTTGGTTGCCTACCAGCTGAG GTTTTTGCACGAGGTTTGTATGTGTGGTCCAGAACACAACCCAGTCAACCCGGAATTTCCTTCT gGTATACGTCTGTTATCGTATCTGTTTGAACTTGCAAGAGACAATATCAGTTCTTCTCACTATCTTGTTCTTTTGTCATTTCTACAGTCATCGTGTCAGCCGTATTTTTT ATTTCTTCAGCGGTGGCTGTTTGAAGGTGTGCTGTTTGACCCTTATGGTGAATTTATGATCCAGATGAATGAACAGTACTTGGCATTTAGGG ACAAAAATTACTGGACTTTGGGCTATGTTGCTGCCAGTAAAGACTGTGTTCCTCTGTTCTTGTCTGATCTTTGGAAAGCAATTCTTACATGTGGAAAGACAGTTAATTTGCTAAAACTTTGTACTCGAGCA AATCCACTGTGCAATATGAGCATTTCGCCACCAAAAATCTCTATTCACTTCTCACTGAGACGTCTTAGAGAAGTTGAAGACACTTCAGTG TGGTATGCAGAACATTTAAGACTGCAATTGGAGGATGCTGGACATCAGAGAGTATTACTG CGTGAAGCAGAACAGAAAATAAAACATCAAGAATCTTTGAACCAAAGACAAAAGATGGCTGAAGCAATAGAAATGGAAGACG AACTGAAAGAGAAACAACGTGTAGAAGATGAATCCAAAAAAAGAGCCTTATTTGAAACCTTGAAAAAGCAGATGGAAGAAGATATGCAG CGTCGAGATTCTAtagaacaacaaaacagaGAAGCTGATTTGACTTGGATGAATCGGCTTTTGGCAAAAGAGGCAGCAGTTGATGCAGCTAAAAGGGAGCTGGAGGAACACGTTCG GCAAGAACTGATCGAACACTACGAGCAGCTTGCTCAAGATGCAGCACGTCGTGAAGCTCGTGCTCTCTGGCAAGCATCAAGAACAGCACTCAGTGAAGCTAGACGACAGTTTCTACTTGCAGACATGAATCATTGGAATACGAGAGATGACGTCTCTGATGCAACGTTACCACACATACAAAGCCCagagaaaggagaaacagCAAAATTGGTGTCACCAGTTGAGACACTTAATGAAACTATTAGTGTTTCAACTGAGACCATACTTGGTCAAACCAGGAAGAGCAATCCTGTTGTATACAGCCCTGTTGGCATTATTCCTGGTGTTTTTGCTGTAGACGAGGATCCAATCTCATTAGAAGAGGCTCGTCGTCGTATCGGAATCGACAGTCCTAATACAGATGAATCTGAAACTATCAAGTCTGATCAAGATTCTGTAGATACGAGTCAGCTTACAGAAAATATACAATTGACACTTCCATTTGAGTACGCAGAGGATGCCATTGAGAATTCTTCTCACAGTAAGGACACAGCCACCACGTATAGTAACCATCCCACAGAATCAAAAAATATACCATCTTCTGGTGGCTGTGATGATAATAACAGTGCTATCGTATCAATTCTGGTTGATAGACCTGAATCAGGTAGAAGGCAATGGAACAGTGACGGACAGAAATTATTTCCTATGTCGCAAGATGCCGTGTGTATACAATCACCGGTTCAATCTGATTTGGTGCAACCTAGCAGTAGAGGACACGAACCATCTTCAGTTGTACAAGATATCATGTATTCACAGTCACAGGGTTTGCCAGAAGGTTCGAGATTCAATACGAGAGGAATGCCTCCACCTTCTGTGGTACAAGACCTTATATATGCAAAATCAGATGTGTTGTCTTCTGACTTTGCTGTAGCTGTCAGTAGAGGGCAAGAACCATGTTCTGCAGGACAAGGTGTGATAACAGAGTCACAAGTCTTGTCAGTTTCTTCAAGATCAAGCAGTCAAGAGATATCTCAACCATTTCAGTGTTCTTCGATTGGCAACAAAACGTCGGATGAGCCTGCTAACATGGCAAACACTACAGAGACGCAGTCTTCTTCTGATGATGAATTTCATAGTGACGAGGCGGACAGGTTGGAAAGTGATGGATTTCAAGATCGAATTGTATCAACACGGGGTCACGAGCCTCCATCAGTTATGCAAGATATTATTTATAGTCAGGACAGTCAAGCTGAGGTGTTTCGAACAACAAGAGGTCATGCCCCGAAGtctacaatacaaaatctTATGTATCCAAAAGATCTGTCACAGGAAAGTAGTGAGAGTTCTTTGTCACCAC ATATGGTAGAATTTGATGCATTTAATGATCCTGTTATCGCATCTTTTCAAGGACAGGCAGAACCTTATGATGAAGGAGATTCATGGTTGG ATGATCCAGCTTGCTCTGACTTAATGGACAAAGTTAGATTAAGAAGTGTTTCTTTAACAGAAACTG ATGATGACCATCTTGGTGCCTTGAATTCTCTGTCTCTTCCTGAGCTGTTCAATCGTTCAATAGCTATTCCAGTAGCTACACA AGTGTCTGTTGTAAACAAAGCCGTCGTTGCTTATTTTATTGAAGACCTCTGCATTCAAGACCACTTCCAAGCAATACGTCACTTTCTGTTACTTGAAGATGGTGAATTTGGGCACGCATTAGCAAGCGGGCTCTTCTCGAAA TTGTCATCGGGAATCAGTTCTGCTGATTTGTGTTCTGTTGGTGTGATGAATAACCTGTTGGCTGACTCACTTGGAGTGTCTCTTGGTGCAGGATTTGACCATATGTCTTGCCTTAGCTTTTCACTCAAATTCAGGCCACAAGCTCTAAATCAAAGTG ACATTCGTGCTTTGGACTTTCTCGAACTTCGTTACAAG GTTCCTTGGCCTGTAAACATCATTATTACAGAAACAGCAATAACTAAATACGGCAAG CTGTTTACTTTTATGCTACAATTGAAGAGAGCAACATGGGCACTAAAAGATCTGGGACAGCGCTTGAAGAGAAGCG GTCAGCAGATGAATACTCAAAACTGCGAACAGCTGCACAAACTCAACCTGTTTAG GCGAGAAATGCAGCATTTTGTCACTGTCATGGAAGGTTACGTTGTCAACCAAATTATTCATGTAAGCTGTCTTGAATTTCAACAGGATTTGAAAGAG GTCGATGGATTACACGGACTACGCGAATGTCATGCCACCTATCTGAACAAAATGTTGTATag GTCACTTTTGACGAAGAAGGCTGGTCCTGTGTTGAAGGTTGTACACGATATTTTGTCTCTGGTGTTGCAGTTTCACACGCAACTTCTGTCTGGTCACTGGCGTATGAGAGGGACCCATCCTGCATTTGATAATATGTGTCGTACGTATGCAAGATTCAAGGAATTTTCAGGCTTTCTTTTTACTG TTGTTGCAAAACTTGTTGACCGAGGCTATCAGCCACATCTTGAAGATTTGCTGCTACGACTGAACTTCAACGATTATTACAGTAATCAAACAACAGCACGGTGA
- the LOC134182000 gene encoding gamma-tubulin complex component 6-like isoform X2, producing MCGPEHNPVNPEFPSGIRLLSYLFELARDNISSSHYLVLLSFLQSSCQPYFLFLQRWLFEGVLFDPYGEFMIQMNEQYLAFRDKNYWTLGYVAASKDCVPLFLSDLWKAILTCGKTVNLLKLCTRANPLCNMSISPPKISIHFSLRRLREVEDTSVWYAEHLRLQLEDAGHQRVLLREAEQKIKHQESLNQRQKMAEAIEMEDELKEKQRVEDESKKRALFETLKKQMEEDMQRRDSIEQQNREADLTWMNRLLAKEAAVDAAKRELEEHVRQELIEHYEQLAQDAARREARALWQASRTALSEARRQFLLADMNHWNTRDDVSDATLPHIQSPEKGETAKLVSPVETLNETISVSTETILGQTRKSNPVVYSPVGIIPGVFAVDEDPISLEEARRRIGIDSPNTDESETIKSDQDSVDTSQLTENIQLTLPFEYAEDAIENSSHSKDTATTYSNHPTESKNIPSSGGCDDNNSAIVSILVDRPESGRRQWNSDGQKLFPMSQDAVCIQSPVQSDLVQPSSRGHEPSSVVQDIMYSQSQGLPEGSRFNTRGMPPPSVVQDLIYAKSDVLSSDFAVAVSRGQEPCSAGQGVITESQVLSVSSRSSSQEISQPFQCSSIGNKTSDEPANMANTTETQSSSDDEFHSDEADRLESDGFQDRIVSTRGHEPPSVMQDIIYSQDSQAEVFRTTRGHAPKSTIQNLMYPKDLSQESSESSLSPHMVEFDAFNDPVIASFQGQAEPYDEGDSWLDDPACSDLMDKVRLRSVSLTETDDDHLGALNSLSLPELFNRSIAIPVATQVSVVNKAVVAYFIEDLCIQDHFQAIRHFLLLEDGEFGHALASGLFSKLSSGISSADLCSVGVMNNLLADSLGVSLGAGFDHMSCLSFSLKFRPQALNQSDIRALDFLELRYKVPWPVNIIITETAITKYGKLFTFMLQLKRATWALKDLGQRLKRSGQQMNTQNCEQLHKLNLFRREMQHFVTVMEGYVVNQIIHVSCLEFQQDLKEVDGLHGLRECHATYLNKMLYRSLLTKKAGPVLKVVHDILSLVLQFHTQLLSGHWRMRGTHPAFDNMCRTYARFKEFSGFLFTVVAKLVDRGYQPHLEDLLLRLNFNDYYSNQTTAR from the exons ATGTGTGGTCCAGAACACAACCCAGTCAACCCGGAATTTCCTTCT gGTATACGTCTGTTATCGTATCTGTTTGAACTTGCAAGAGACAATATCAGTTCTTCTCACTATCTTGTTCTTTTGTCATTTCTACAGTCATCGTGTCAGCCGTATTTTTT ATTTCTTCAGCGGTGGCTGTTTGAAGGTGTGCTGTTTGACCCTTATGGTGAATTTATGATCCAGATGAATGAACAGTACTTGGCATTTAGGG ACAAAAATTACTGGACTTTGGGCTATGTTGCTGCCAGTAAAGACTGTGTTCCTCTGTTCTTGTCTGATCTTTGGAAAGCAATTCTTACATGTGGAAAGACAGTTAATTTGCTAAAACTTTGTACTCGAGCA AATCCACTGTGCAATATGAGCATTTCGCCACCAAAAATCTCTATTCACTTCTCACTGAGACGTCTTAGAGAAGTTGAAGACACTTCAGTG TGGTATGCAGAACATTTAAGACTGCAATTGGAGGATGCTGGACATCAGAGAGTATTACTG CGTGAAGCAGAACAGAAAATAAAACATCAAGAATCTTTGAACCAAAGACAAAAGATGGCTGAAGCAATAGAAATGGAAGACG AACTGAAAGAGAAACAACGTGTAGAAGATGAATCCAAAAAAAGAGCCTTATTTGAAACCTTGAAAAAGCAGATGGAAGAAGATATGCAG CGTCGAGATTCTAtagaacaacaaaacagaGAAGCTGATTTGACTTGGATGAATCGGCTTTTGGCAAAAGAGGCAGCAGTTGATGCAGCTAAAAGGGAGCTGGAGGAACACGTTCG GCAAGAACTGATCGAACACTACGAGCAGCTTGCTCAAGATGCAGCACGTCGTGAAGCTCGTGCTCTCTGGCAAGCATCAAGAACAGCACTCAGTGAAGCTAGACGACAGTTTCTACTTGCAGACATGAATCATTGGAATACGAGAGATGACGTCTCTGATGCAACGTTACCACACATACAAAGCCCagagaaaggagaaacagCAAAATTGGTGTCACCAGTTGAGACACTTAATGAAACTATTAGTGTTTCAACTGAGACCATACTTGGTCAAACCAGGAAGAGCAATCCTGTTGTATACAGCCCTGTTGGCATTATTCCTGGTGTTTTTGCTGTAGACGAGGATCCAATCTCATTAGAAGAGGCTCGTCGTCGTATCGGAATCGACAGTCCTAATACAGATGAATCTGAAACTATCAAGTCTGATCAAGATTCTGTAGATACGAGTCAGCTTACAGAAAATATACAATTGACACTTCCATTTGAGTACGCAGAGGATGCCATTGAGAATTCTTCTCACAGTAAGGACACAGCCACCACGTATAGTAACCATCCCACAGAATCAAAAAATATACCATCTTCTGGTGGCTGTGATGATAATAACAGTGCTATCGTATCAATTCTGGTTGATAGACCTGAATCAGGTAGAAGGCAATGGAACAGTGACGGACAGAAATTATTTCCTATGTCGCAAGATGCCGTGTGTATACAATCACCGGTTCAATCTGATTTGGTGCAACCTAGCAGTAGAGGACACGAACCATCTTCAGTTGTACAAGATATCATGTATTCACAGTCACAGGGTTTGCCAGAAGGTTCGAGATTCAATACGAGAGGAATGCCTCCACCTTCTGTGGTACAAGACCTTATATATGCAAAATCAGATGTGTTGTCTTCTGACTTTGCTGTAGCTGTCAGTAGAGGGCAAGAACCATGTTCTGCAGGACAAGGTGTGATAACAGAGTCACAAGTCTTGTCAGTTTCTTCAAGATCAAGCAGTCAAGAGATATCTCAACCATTTCAGTGTTCTTCGATTGGCAACAAAACGTCGGATGAGCCTGCTAACATGGCAAACACTACAGAGACGCAGTCTTCTTCTGATGATGAATTTCATAGTGACGAGGCGGACAGGTTGGAAAGTGATGGATTTCAAGATCGAATTGTATCAACACGGGGTCACGAGCCTCCATCAGTTATGCAAGATATTATTTATAGTCAGGACAGTCAAGCTGAGGTGTTTCGAACAACAAGAGGTCATGCCCCGAAGtctacaatacaaaatctTATGTATCCAAAAGATCTGTCACAGGAAAGTAGTGAGAGTTCTTTGTCACCAC ATATGGTAGAATTTGATGCATTTAATGATCCTGTTATCGCATCTTTTCAAGGACAGGCAGAACCTTATGATGAAGGAGATTCATGGTTGG ATGATCCAGCTTGCTCTGACTTAATGGACAAAGTTAGATTAAGAAGTGTTTCTTTAACAGAAACTG ATGATGACCATCTTGGTGCCTTGAATTCTCTGTCTCTTCCTGAGCTGTTCAATCGTTCAATAGCTATTCCAGTAGCTACACA AGTGTCTGTTGTAAACAAAGCCGTCGTTGCTTATTTTATTGAAGACCTCTGCATTCAAGACCACTTCCAAGCAATACGTCACTTTCTGTTACTTGAAGATGGTGAATTTGGGCACGCATTAGCAAGCGGGCTCTTCTCGAAA TTGTCATCGGGAATCAGTTCTGCTGATTTGTGTTCTGTTGGTGTGATGAATAACCTGTTGGCTGACTCACTTGGAGTGTCTCTTGGTGCAGGATTTGACCATATGTCTTGCCTTAGCTTTTCACTCAAATTCAGGCCACAAGCTCTAAATCAAAGTG ACATTCGTGCTTTGGACTTTCTCGAACTTCGTTACAAG GTTCCTTGGCCTGTAAACATCATTATTACAGAAACAGCAATAACTAAATACGGCAAG CTGTTTACTTTTATGCTACAATTGAAGAGAGCAACATGGGCACTAAAAGATCTGGGACAGCGCTTGAAGAGAAGCG GTCAGCAGATGAATACTCAAAACTGCGAACAGCTGCACAAACTCAACCTGTTTAG GCGAGAAATGCAGCATTTTGTCACTGTCATGGAAGGTTACGTTGTCAACCAAATTATTCATGTAAGCTGTCTTGAATTTCAACAGGATTTGAAAGAG GTCGATGGATTACACGGACTACGCGAATGTCATGCCACCTATCTGAACAAAATGTTGTATag GTCACTTTTGACGAAGAAGGCTGGTCCTGTGTTGAAGGTTGTACACGATATTTTGTCTCTGGTGTTGCAGTTTCACACGCAACTTCTGTCTGGTCACTGGCGTATGAGAGGGACCCATCCTGCATTTGATAATATGTGTCGTACGTATGCAAGATTCAAGGAATTTTCAGGCTTTCTTTTTACTG TTGTTGCAAAACTTGTTGACCGAGGCTATCAGCCACATCTTGAAGATTTGCTGCTACGACTGAACTTCAACGATTATTACAGTAATCAAACAACAGCACGGTGA